A segment of the Methylomonas paludis genome:
AAATCAAATATAGAAAACGAATAATATCTGCCAGGGATTCCGGTAAGTTATGTCGTGGTTGAAACCCCAATTCAGCCTTGATTTTAGCAGATGAGTAGTGTGCCGAACCGGTTAATTTCTGCAGGGCATCGCTATCAAACATCATGCGTTTACCACTGATTTGGCCCAGAGTGTCGCCCAGTTTTGCCAAATGGCTGAATAGTGCTGGTGGTAATGACCAAGATAGTGTTGATTTACCCAACACTGATCTGATCAAATTGTAGAGTTGGCGGGTTGAATAAGGTTCATCATCACTGACAATATAAATTTGACCAGCGGCCTGAGCGAGTGTGGCTGTCAATAAGGCTGCCCGGATAAGATCCTCCACATGCACCATTGAGCGCTTATTATGAAATTCCGGCAATGGTGGAAATAGGCCGCGTTGTATCGCCTTGATCATTTTCGGCAAATTACCTTTGTGAGTGTTGCCGTATACCATACAAGGTCTGATCACTACCGGGTGAGGCACATAGTCGCCATGAAGTACCAATTGTTCGGCCAGATATTTAGAAGTGCCGTATGGCGTGTCGGCGGCAATATGCAAACTTTCATCCATAGGCTGGATCACAGCCTCGCCCACGGCTTTAACGCTGCTGAAAAATATAAAGCGCTTAACATCGGCCTGTTGTGCCGCAACGAGTAATTTACGGGTGCCTTCGGTATTTATTTGCAGATATTCGGCGGCATCCTGACTATTCTCAGTTAGTGCATGGGCTTTGCCGGCCAGATGAAAAATAGTGTCTATACCGGCGCAAAGCTGGTCTGGGCAGGGATCTGTAGCTAAATTTAACGACCAATGATCCGGCAGATCCAGGGGTTGCCGGCTACTGGTACGCACAGAATATCCTTGCTGTGCCAAGTAGTTGCTAAGGTGTTTGCCGATGAAGCCGTTTGCACCCGTTACCAGGATCTTGGTATCTCTAGCTAACATAGTTAATGGCTGTATGTATGCTGATTGCTCAAGCATAAAATAAGGTGATGCGATGATAAGATGGCATGACTTAGCTTAACGGTCTGTTTTAGGTAAACTGAGCAAATGTTTGCCCAAATAGCGACATAAACTGCTGAGATGCCAAAACAAGTATTTGAGTTTGCGCCTACTGGTGCGCTGAGCGTTGTGAATCACTGTTGCGGCTGGATTAGCTATTACTTTTAACCCTTGTTGCCAAAGCCGCACACAAATATCCACATCTTCATAATATAGAAAAAAACCAGCATCAAAGCCACCGATACGTTTAAATGTATCAGCTTTAAATAACATAAACATGCCGGCAACCCAATCAACTTGAAACGGTAGTTTATCAGCTGGAATTGCATAGCGGCCATCATCAATCCGCAAAAATTTTAAAAACAAGCCCCAAATAGTGGGGAAATGGCGAAAACTATCTTCAATTTTACCTGCAGAATTCATCACTAGTGGTGCGACCAGACCAGCCTGGACTGATTGTAAACTGTTTAAAAGTCCAGCGAATGGTGAATTGGGTAATCTGATATCAGGATTCATCACACAAAAAATGTCACCCTCGGCATATTGAAATGCTTGATTATGATTGGCTGCAAATCCCAATGGCTCAGGGTTGGTTATGATTTTAAGGGGATAAGGAAAATCGTCATTTGTACATGGCAATTGTTCAGGTAAATTTAGGGTCAAAATGACTTCAAATACGTCCTGATCGGCAATAAGCGCCAGATCAGTAAGTAGTTCCTGAACTAGTTGGCCTTGATGATGGCTGACCATCGATATTGAAATCATACCGTATCTGAGATCACAAGCATTATAAGTTCTTCCCAGCTTTGCGCATAGGGAGGGCTGATGGAGGGTGTCGCCGTTTGCTGATTTTCCAGCCTGCCTTGTATATGACTCAACATAATAGCGGCTAATTGCTCGGCGTTGTCTGGTTCGAAAAATACCACTTTATGATAAGTACCTACAGGTTCATAAGCATACGGTAAATCAGCTACTATCAGCTGTTTACCCAGATTTTTAGCTTCAGAAATTGGCAGGCCCCAAGTTTCTAGTTTGGAAGGAAATACGATGGCGGATGCCTGCTGATATTGTTCGAACATTTGAACTTGACTCTGATAACCGATAAAGCGAATATTGGGCATATCCGCAAATCGTTTTAGCAAATGCCGAGCATAACGAGATTCATGTCCAGATAGCGTTAACCGAATTTCAAAGCTGTTACCAATTTGTTCGCGTAAAATTTTGGCAGCCGCGTATAAAACTTCAAAATTTTTGAATACTCTGGGTAAAGCCGGGTAGAAAAATACACCTGGTAATGAACGATCCGGGGTGTCTTGCCGGTTTTGATGGCGAATAACCGGATGCGCAACCACAACATTATTTAGCTGATACATGCTTTGAAAAGCATTACGTAACCAGTTCTGTTGCACTACCACCAGATTATTGGCATGTATATTCAAGCCATACAGGTAACGGTAAAACAAGGTAAATAAAAAAAACTTGGGCTCCCACCAGATATCGGTCAAGTTGATCCGATAAAAAGTCGAGGGATTATGACAATATACCGCTCGTCTGTTTGCGGTAACGTGCGCAGAAATATCGTGCATGGAAAACCAGACATCGGGTTTAAGCTGTTTGGATAACGATTTAAAATACCAGAACTCATAATACAGACGTTTAAGCCAAGAGCGTTTGACCTCAGGAAATTCAATGAACACAACTCTGCGGTTGTTAAACAAGGATTTGTCGTGTACCAGGGCTATTATTTCCCAGTCCTGAGATAGAATGTTTTCTGCTCCTGTCAGGCAATCCCTAAAGGCAGTCAATGTGCCGCCTTCGATTAAGTTGACAGCAGAAATAACCAGTCGTTTTTTCATATTACTTGCGGGAAATTGTAATAGGCGTCATTATTTAGCACAGATTAACATGGGCTGGATTGCTTGGTATGCCTAGGTTAATCATGAATATTGATTAATTTATGTTTAAACGATACCAATAAGCTTGCGTATATGCCATCTGGTTTTTGCCCATATGGCATTTAACTGTCCTGCAAAAGGCGTGGTCAGATTATGTAAAAGTCTGGCACGCAGCACCTCCGCAAAAACAGCCGGGTTGTGATTGCTCTGCCCACCCACCTGCATACTGGCCACTACGCTTGGCGTGAAACCAGCCTTAAGATTAGCATGGCTACGCAACAGTATCTCGTAATCACCACAAATTTTAAAAGAATTATCAAAGCTTCCGTATTGTTTAAAATACCCCAAACGATGTAATGCGCCGGTATGTGCAACACACATATAGGTTTGAAATTGTCGCCAGCTCCAAGGTTTACCGATAGTTCTGAGCAATTTAGTGCCACGATACATGGCTACCCGTCCCGAGATAAAATCCAGTGGCTTTGCACTGGCAGCGGCAATGGCCAACATAGCAGTTAGACTATCAGGAGTTATTTGATCATCTGCCCCCATAAAACAAACCCATTCGCCTTGAGCCGCCTGTAAGCCCTTATTCCAGGCATCATAAATACCTTGATCCGGTTCGCTTATCCAGTAATCAATTAATTCATCATAGTGGTTTAACAGGTTAATGGTTTCATCCGTGGAATTGGCATCCACCACTATCCATTCAAAATTTCGATAGTTTAAAGCTTGCAGTGATGCGGCCAGATTGGGTAAATATGCTGCAGCATTATAAGTAGCAGTAATAATACTGACTAAGGCATCAGTGGTTGTTGCCGCCGGTTTTGGTGTTAGTCGGCGTTTTCCGCCGGTCGGCACAATACCAGTCCCCGTCCGTGGTATTGAAACTAATTGATTTTCATCGCTTCCTGACATAATTGTTACCTGGGTTTAGGTCTTGCTGGGTGACAAAATTGCGCGGCATGCGGACCAGACCATATCAACTGAAATATTGGCAATACATGGAACCGGGCCTAACTTGTCATGAGCTTCAGTGCAGATCCAGTTACAGTTAAAGCAAGGCATGTACAAGTTAACTGAATAGGGCTTAATACCAGTTAAGTTGTGGGCGTAGGGCAGAAATCTGCCAAAATGGCCGCCGCCTAAAATGCATACCGAAGCTGTATTGACAGCAGTGGCAATATGAATAGCTGATGTCTCATTACCGATCAATAAATTTGCAGATCTTACTAGTTCAGCGAATTGCATTAATGAGGTTTTTCCTGCAAGATTTACAACATGAGCTTGAGTCATACTGGCCAGTTGTTCACACACCTTAAGCTCGGCAGCCGAGCCGCAAAGTACGGCCTGATAACCATAAGTGGCATTCAATTTATTAATCAGCTCGGCAAAATTGGCCACAGGCCATTGTCTGCCAAACCATAAAGCCCCTGGAAAAACCACGAAATAAGGTTTAGGCAGGTTTAGCTCAACCGGTAGTTCAAGCAGGTGAGGTAATTTAGGCAAGCTGACATGGTAGGGTTTACCGGTCAGCAGCGCAATAAATTCGGCATTTCTATCCAGTTCATTAAGTTCAGTTGTAATGCTGGGTAATAACTTAGTGTACCAAAAGTCTGATTGATGTTTACGCCTGGCGGTAATATTACTCAGATCTCCTTGACTGCCAATGCGTTGAGCCGCACCAGTGGCTCTAATCATAATATCGCCATGTAGAAAAAGTCGTGAATAGGTAGGCTGAATGGCAATGGCAAATCCGGCTTTTCTAAGCCGGTAAACAGTTTGCCAATGATATAAAGGATTGCGAGTAAATTGTAACAACTGAATCGGCCAAACTTCATCCCAATATG
Coding sequences within it:
- a CDS encoding glycosyltransferase family 2 protein; protein product: MSGSDENQLVSIPRTGTGIVPTGGKRRLTPKPAATTTDALVSIITATYNAAAYLPNLAASLQALNYRNFEWIVVDANSTDETINLLNHYDELIDYWISEPDQGIYDAWNKGLQAAQGEWVCFMGADDQITPDSLTAMLAIAAASAKPLDFISGRVAMYRGTKLLRTIGKPWSWRQFQTYMCVAHTGALHRLGYFKQYGSFDNSFKICGDYEILLRSHANLKAGFTPSVVASMQVGGQSNHNPAVFAEVLRARLLHNLTTPFAGQLNAIWAKTRWHIRKLIGIV
- a CDS encoding glycosyltransferase: MISISMVSHHQGQLVQELLTDLALIADQDVFEVILTLNLPEQLPCTNDDFPYPLKIITNPEPLGFAANHNQAFQYAEGDIFCVMNPDIRLPNSPFAGLLNSLQSVQAGLVAPLVMNSAGKIEDSFRHFPTIWGLFLKFLRIDDGRYAIPADKLPFQVDWVAGMFMLFKADTFKRIGGFDAGFFLYYEDVDICVRLWQQGLKVIANPAATVIHNAQRTSRRKLKYLFWHLSSLCRYLGKHLLSLPKTDR
- a CDS encoding glycosyltransferase; protein product: MKKRLVISAVNLIEGGTLTAFRDCLTGAENILSQDWEIIALVHDKSLFNNRRVVFIEFPEVKRSWLKRLYYEFWYFKSLSKQLKPDVWFSMHDISAHVTANRRAVYCHNPSTFYRINLTDIWWEPKFFLFTLFYRYLYGLNIHANNLVVVQQNWLRNAFQSMYQLNNVVVAHPVIRHQNRQDTPDRSLPGVFFYPALPRVFKNFEVLYAAAKILREQIGNSFEIRLTLSGHESRYARHLLKRFADMPNIRFIGYQSQVQMFEQYQQASAIVFPSKLETWGLPISEAKNLGKQLIVADLPYAYEPVGTYHKVVFFEPDNAEQLAAIMLSHIQGRLENQQTATPSISPPYAQSWEELIMLVISDTV
- a CDS encoding glycosyltransferase family 9 protein, which gives rise to MIHNILRFCLTQILLFGDFFINRLTNTRQSGLVIIRLNAIGDFILWLDTAKEYRRLYPNTRITLIANSLWSDWAKHFSYWDEVWPIQLLQFTRNPLYHWQTVYRLRKAGFAIAIQPTYSRLFLHGDIMIRATGAAQRIGSQGDLSNITARRKHQSDFWYTKLLPSITTELNELDRNAEFIALLTGKPYHVSLPKLPHLLELPVELNLPKPYFVVFPGALWFGRQWPVANFAELINKLNATYGYQAVLCGSAAELKVCEQLASMTQAHVVNLAGKTSLMQFAELVRSANLLIGNETSAIHIATAVNTASVCILGGGHFGRFLPYAHNLTGIKPYSVNLYMPCFNCNWICTEAHDKLGPVPCIANISVDMVWSACRAILSPSKT
- a CDS encoding NAD-dependent epimerase/dehydratase family protein: MLARDTKILVTGANGFIGKHLSNYLAQQGYSVRTSSRQPLDLPDHWSLNLATDPCPDQLCAGIDTIFHLAGKAHALTENSQDAAEYLQINTEGTRKLLVAAQQADVKRFIFFSSVKAVGEAVIQPMDESLHIAADTPYGTSKYLAEQLVLHGDYVPHPVVIRPCMVYGNTHKGNLPKMIKAIQRGLFPPLPEFHNKRSMVHVEDLIRAALLTATLAQAAGQIYIVSDDEPYSTRQLYNLIRSVLGKSTLSWSLPPALFSHLAKLGDTLGQISGKRMMFDSDALQKLTGSAHYSSAKIKAELGFQPRHNLPESLADIIRFLYLI